The Setaria italica strain Yugu1 chromosome IX, Setaria_italica_v2.0, whole genome shotgun sequence genome has a window encoding:
- the LOC101761769 gene encoding uncharacterized protein LOC101761769, translating to MAAYCDEVHNLEDKFDGLELNHSTRRFNKVADELAKAASGRKPILDGIFVSDQYKPSIRNKEPGGVGNTPPIPDLGADSGRVGDMPPVLGSGTDPGGVGGTPPILGSGADPPNPEVMGINADLVAEPDPPPDWRGKALIQDIHAGACDHHTAPRTLVRNAFRQGFY from the exons ATGGCGGCGTATTGCGACGAGGTTCACAacctcgaagacaagttcgacggactGGAACTCAACCACAGCACAAGACGTTTCAACAAGGTGGCTGACGaactggcgaaggcggcatccggccgaaAGCCCATCCTCGATGGcatcttcgtcagcgaccagtaCAAGCCCTCCATCCGCAACAAAGAACCGGGAGGGGTCGGCAACACGCCACCTATCCCGGACTTGGGCGCTGACTCGGGAAGGGTCGGCGACATGCCACCTGTCCTGGGCTCGGGCACCGACCCGGGAGGAGTCGGCGGCACACCACCGATCCTAGGCTCGGGAGCCGATCCCCCGAACCCCGAAGTCATGGGGATCAACGCGGACCTAGTAGCGGAgcccgaccccccgcctgactggaga ggaaaggcgctgattcAGGACATCCACGCTGGGGCCTGCGACCACCACaccgcgccaagaaccctcgtcaGGAATGCTTTCCGGCAGGGCTTCTACTag